Proteins from one Embleya scabrispora genomic window:
- a CDS encoding methionine ABC transporter permease, which yields MTWSEMRPLLETATQETLYMVGVATLITVLIGLPIGLLLVLTDRGGPLSFAPANKLLGLVVNVGRSIPFLILLVALIPFTRWVTGTTIGTDAAIVPLTVGAIPFFARLVETAVREVDRGLIEAAQSMGAGTFTVVRKVLVREAVPSIISAITVTVVAIVGYSAMAGVVGGGGLGDLAIRYGYQRFETNLMLVTIAVLVVLVQLVQFLGDLLSRRLAHR from the coding sequence ATGACCTGGTCCGAGATGCGGCCACTGCTGGAGACGGCCACGCAGGAGACGTTGTACATGGTCGGCGTCGCGACGCTGATCACCGTACTGATCGGCCTGCCCATCGGGCTGCTGCTCGTGCTCACCGACCGCGGCGGGCCGTTGTCCTTCGCGCCGGCGAACAAGCTGCTCGGCCTGGTGGTCAACGTGGGGCGGTCGATCCCGTTCCTGATCCTGCTCGTCGCGCTGATCCCGTTCACCCGCTGGGTGACCGGGACCACCATCGGCACCGACGCCGCGATCGTGCCGCTGACCGTGGGCGCCATCCCGTTCTTCGCGCGCCTGGTGGAGACCGCGGTGCGCGAGGTGGACCGGGGCCTGATCGAGGCCGCCCAGTCGATGGGCGCGGGCACGTTCACCGTCGTGCGCAAGGTGCTCGTGCGCGAGGCGGTGCCGTCGATCATCTCGGCGATCACCGTGACCGTCGTCGCGATCGTCGGCTACTCCGCGATGGCGGGTGTGGTCGGCGGCGGCGGGCTCGGCGACCTGGCCATCCGCTACGGCTACCAACGCTTCGAGACGAACCTGATGCTCGTCACCATCGCGGTGCTCGTCGTCCTGGTTCAACTCGTGCAATTCCTCGGCGATCTGCTCTCCCGCAGGCTCGCCCACCGCTAG
- a CDS encoding MetQ/NlpA family ABC transporter substrate-binding protein yields the protein MRIDKFVAISAVAALGLGLAACGSDDKKGSSASDPLKVAASAVPHAQILKYIKDNLAAKEGLKLEIKEFSDYTQQNPALDEGAVDANFFQHKPYLAEYNKEKGKSLTPVVPVHLEPLALYSKNVKSLAELKDGATIAFPNDATNGGRALKLLADNGVIKLKDGATTTATEKDIADNPKKLKFKAIEAAQLPRALDDVDGAVINGNYALDAGLTPGKNGIAVEKADNNPYANVLVVKKGKDTDPRVQKLAKLLNSPEVKKYIADEYKGNVLAAF from the coding sequence GTGCGTATCGACAAGTTCGTCGCCATCTCCGCCGTCGCCGCCCTCGGACTCGGTCTCGCCGCCTGCGGCAGCGACGACAAGAAGGGCTCGTCCGCCTCCGACCCGCTCAAGGTCGCCGCATCCGCCGTCCCGCACGCGCAGATCCTGAAGTACATCAAGGACAACCTCGCCGCGAAGGAGGGCCTGAAGCTGGAGATCAAGGAGTTCTCGGACTACACCCAGCAGAATCCGGCCCTGGACGAGGGCGCGGTCGACGCCAACTTCTTCCAGCACAAGCCGTATCTGGCGGAGTACAACAAGGAGAAGGGCAAGAGCCTGACCCCGGTGGTGCCGGTGCACCTGGAGCCGCTCGCGCTCTACTCCAAGAACGTCAAGTCGCTCGCCGAGCTGAAGGACGGCGCGACCATCGCGTTCCCGAACGACGCCACCAACGGCGGTCGTGCGCTCAAGCTGCTCGCCGACAACGGTGTGATCAAGCTCAAGGACGGCGCGACCACCACGGCGACCGAGAAGGACATCGCCGACAACCCGAAGAAGCTCAAGTTCAAGGCGATCGAGGCGGCGCAGCTGCCCCGCGCGCTGGACGACGTGGACGGCGCGGTGATCAACGGCAACTACGCGCTGGACGCGGGGCTGACCCCGGGCAAGAACGGCATCGCGGTGGAGAAGGCCGACAACAACCCCTACGCGAACGTCCTGGTGGTCAAGAAGGGCAAGGACACCGACCCGCGCGTCCAGAAGCTGGCGAAGCTGCTGAACTCGCCCGAGGTGAAGAAGTACATCGCCGACGAGTACAAGGGCAACGTGCTCGCCGCGTTCTGA
- a CDS encoding putative cobaltochelatase translates to MSAAYPFSAIVGLADLRLALVLNAVSPAVGGVLVRGEKGTAKSTMVRALASQLPEVAVVPGCRFSCEPVRPDEHCPDGPHDPAVGGVSRPARLVELPVGASEDRLAGSLDIERALTEGVKAYEPGLLAAAHRGVLYVDEVNLLHDHLVDLLLDAAAMGTSHVEREGVSVRHAARFLLVGTMNPEEGELRPQLLDRFGLTVEVAASREPRERAEVVRRRLAYEADPDGFAARWADEDAALAGRILAARKVLAEVRLPDAELERIARVCASFEVDGMRADLVTARTSIALAAWHGRTEVTAEDVRQAALLALPHRRRRNPFDAPGLDEALLDEALRDPEEPEPEPEPEGDGPDGGGEPPAGSDGSDGSERSDGADRSDGSDGSDGSAGQGSKPTEAAPSSAPGTEDAPVSGAPAGSDGGREQAAVAAAEPYRTRLFAVPGVGQGAAGRRSRARTASGRTTGAQVAAGRVTRLHVAATVRAAALHQKARGRTGAGLLLRRTDLREAVREGREGNLVLFVVDASGSMAARKRMQAVKGAVLSLLLDAYQRRDKVGLVTFRGAGASLALPPTSSVEIGAARLAALPTGGRTPVGAGLLRAHETLRVERLRDPLRRPLLVVVTDGRATGGRDALGESRRAARLLAAGGVASLVVDCESGPVRLGLAARLAGDLGGPVVTLDELAAEGLAGLVRDVRSVA, encoded by the coding sequence ATGAGCGCCGCCTACCCGTTCTCCGCCATCGTCGGGCTGGCCGACCTGCGTCTGGCCCTGGTGTTGAACGCGGTCTCGCCCGCGGTCGGCGGGGTGTTGGTGCGGGGCGAGAAGGGCACCGCCAAGTCGACCATGGTGCGCGCGCTGGCGAGCCAGCTGCCCGAGGTCGCGGTCGTACCGGGGTGCCGCTTCTCCTGCGAACCGGTCCGGCCGGACGAGCACTGCCCCGACGGCCCGCACGATCCGGCCGTCGGCGGCGTCTCGCGCCCCGCGCGTCTGGTGGAACTGCCGGTCGGCGCCAGCGAGGACCGGCTGGCCGGCTCGCTGGACATCGAACGTGCGCTCACCGAGGGCGTCAAGGCGTACGAACCCGGACTGCTGGCCGCCGCGCACCGGGGCGTGCTGTACGTCGACGAGGTCAACCTGCTGCACGACCACCTCGTCGACCTGCTCTTGGACGCGGCGGCGATGGGTACCTCGCACGTGGAGCGCGAGGGGGTGTCCGTGCGGCACGCCGCGCGGTTCCTGCTGGTGGGCACGATGAACCCGGAAGAGGGCGAGCTGCGGCCGCAGTTGCTGGACCGGTTCGGGCTGACCGTGGAGGTGGCGGCGAGCCGGGAGCCGCGCGAGCGGGCCGAGGTGGTGCGCCGCCGGTTGGCGTACGAGGCCGACCCCGACGGGTTCGCGGCGCGGTGGGCGGACGAGGACGCGGCGTTGGCCGGGCGGATCCTGGCGGCCCGCAAGGTGCTGGCCGAGGTGCGGTTGCCCGACGCCGAGTTGGAGCGGATCGCCCGGGTGTGCGCGTCGTTCGAGGTGGACGGGATGCGGGCGGACCTGGTCACGGCGCGTACCTCGATCGCGCTGGCCGCCTGGCACGGGCGGACCGAGGTGACTGCGGAGGACGTGCGGCAGGCCGCGCTGTTGGCGCTGCCGCACCGGCGGCGGCGCAATCCGTTCGACGCGCCCGGTCTGGACGAGGCGCTGCTCGACGAGGCGCTGCGGGATCCGGAGGAGCCCGAACCGGAGCCGGAGCCGGAGGGGGACGGGCCGGACGGGGGCGGGGAGCCGCCGGCGGGGTCGGACGGGTCGGACGGGTCGGAGCGGTCGGACGGTGCGGACCGGTCGGATGGCTCGGACGGGTCGGACGGGTCGGCGGGCCAGGGGTCGAAGCCGACCGAGGCGGCGCCGAGTTCGGCGCCCGGTACCGAGGATGCCCCGGTGTCTGGGGCGCCGGCCGGTTCGGACGGTGGGCGGGAGCAGGCCGCGGTGGCGGCGGCCGAGCCGTATCGCACCCGGCTGTTCGCGGTGCCCGGGGTCGGGCAGGGCGCGGCCGGGCGCCGCTCGCGCGCGCGGACCGCGAGCGGGCGTACCACCGGTGCGCAGGTCGCCGCGGGCCGGGTGACCCGGCTGCATGTCGCGGCCACGGTGCGGGCGGCGGCGCTGCACCAGAAGGCGCGCGGACGTACCGGCGCGGGGCTGCTGCTGCGGCGCACCGATCTGCGCGAGGCGGTCCGTGAGGGACGCGAGGGCAACCTGGTGCTGTTCGTGGTGGACGCGTCCGGGTCGATGGCGGCGCGCAAGCGCATGCAGGCGGTCAAGGGCGCGGTGTTGTCCCTGCTGCTGGACGCCTATCAGCGACGGGACAAGGTCGGGCTGGTCACCTTCCGGGGCGCGGGGGCGTCGTTGGCATTGCCGCCGACGTCGTCGGTGGAGATCGGCGCGGCGCGGCTGGCGGCGTTGCCGACCGGGGGGCGTACGCCCGTGGGGGCCGGACTGTTGCGTGCGCACGAGACGTTGCGGGTGGAGCGGCTGCGTGATCCGCTGCGGCGGCCGCTGCTCGTGGTGGTCACCGACGGGCGGGCCACGGGTGGGCGGGACGCGCTGGGGGAGAGCCGGCGGGCGGCTCGGCTGTTGGCGGCCGGGGGTGTCGCGTCGTTGGTGGTGGACTGCGAGAGCGGTCCGGTGCGGTTGGGCCTGGCGGCCCGGCTTGCCGGGGATTTGGGTGGGCCGGTGGTGACGTTGGACGAACTCGCGGCGGAGGGGCTGGCGGGGCTGGTGCGGGATGTGCGCTCGGTGGCGTGA
- the cobO gene encoding cob(I)yrinic acid a,c-diamide adenosyltransferase, translated as MPQGVPVHVPADGLTTRQRRNRALVVVHTGAGKGKSTAAFGLALRGWNQGWAVGVFQFVKSAKWKVGEESVLRTLGRLHDETGEGGPVTWHKMGEGWSWIQREGTQEDHAEAARQGWEQIKRDLAAETYRVYVLDEFTYPMKWGWVDVDEVVAVLRDRPGSQHVVITGRDADPRLIEAADLVTEMTKVKHPMDAGQKGQRGIEW; from the coding sequence GTGCCGCAGGGTGTTCCCGTGCATGTGCCTGCTGATGGGCTGACTACGCGTCAGCGGCGGAATCGGGCGTTGGTGGTCGTGCATACCGGGGCCGGCAAGGGGAAGTCGACGGCCGCCTTCGGGCTTGCCCTGCGGGGGTGGAATCAGGGGTGGGCCGTCGGGGTGTTCCAGTTCGTGAAGTCGGCGAAGTGGAAGGTGGGCGAGGAGAGTGTGTTGCGCACCCTCGGGCGCCTGCATGACGAGACCGGGGAGGGTGGGCCGGTCACCTGGCACAAGATGGGTGAGGGCTGGTCCTGGATCCAGCGCGAGGGTACGCAGGAGGACCACGCGGAGGCGGCTCGCCAGGGCTGGGAGCAGATCAAGCGGGACCTGGCCGCCGAGACGTATCGGGTGTACGTGCTCGACGAGTTCACCTATCCGATGAAGTGGGGCTGGGTGGACGTGGACGAGGTGGTCGCGGTGCTGCGGGATCGGCCCGGCAGCCAGCACGTGGTGATCACCGGCCGCGATGCCGATCCGCGCCTGATCGAGGCCGCCGACCTGGTCACCGAGATGACCAAGGTCAAGCACCCGATGGACGCCGGGCAAAAGGGCCAGCGGGGCATCGAGTGGTGA
- a CDS encoding cobyrinate a,c-diamide synthase, translating into MSAPPRVVIAAPASGHGKTTVATGLIAAFTRRGDVVSPHKVGPDYIDPGYHALAAGRVGRNLDPFLVGEERIGPLFAHGARGADLAVIEGVMGLFDGAAGRGGYASTAHVARLLGAPVVLVVDARAQSRSVAALVRGFDTFEPAVGVAGVVLNRVGSDRHESMLREALDEIGMPVLGVLRRHDSIAKPARHLGLVPVAERHADAVRTVEALGELIARSVDLAAVRRIAAGARALPDAPWNAAEEVGGPVAGRPRIALAGGSAFTFAYAETAELLGAAGAEVVTVDPLRDERLPERTAGLVVGGGFPEVYAAELAANATLRADVVALAGRGGPIAAECAGLLYLARSLDGAPMCGVLPADARMTERLTLGYREATAAHDSVLAATGRVVRGHEFHRTTLTPRAGGRPAWSLGETGFEGHVVGSVHASYLHTHWAGAPDLPRRFVDACVAAGATAGTPVPSGTGEEVTLGA; encoded by the coding sequence GTGAGTGCTCCGCCGCGGGTGGTGATCGCCGCGCCCGCCTCGGGGCACGGGAAGACCACCGTGGCCACCGGGCTGATCGCCGCGTTCACCCGGCGCGGGGACGTCGTGTCGCCGCACAAGGTGGGGCCGGATTACATCGATCCCGGGTATCACGCGCTGGCCGCCGGTCGGGTCGGGCGCAATCTCGATCCGTTCCTGGTCGGCGAGGAGCGGATCGGGCCGCTGTTCGCGCATGGCGCGCGCGGCGCCGATCTCGCCGTGATCGAGGGCGTGATGGGGCTGTTCGACGGCGCGGCCGGGCGAGGCGGATATGCCTCCACCGCGCATGTCGCGCGGCTGCTCGGGGCGCCGGTGGTGCTGGTCGTGGACGCGCGGGCGCAGAGCCGTTCGGTGGCCGCGCTCGTGCGCGGGTTCGACACTTTCGAGCCGGCCGTGGGCGTGGCCGGGGTGGTCCTCAACCGGGTCGGCTCGGACCGCCACGAGAGCATGCTGCGCGAGGCGTTGGACGAGATCGGCATGCCCGTCCTGGGCGTGCTGCGCCGACACGACTCGATCGCCAAACCCGCCCGGCACCTGGGCCTGGTCCCGGTCGCCGAGCGGCACGCCGACGCGGTGCGCACCGTGGAGGCGCTCGGCGAACTGATCGCGCGCAGCGTGGACCTGGCCGCCGTGCGGCGGATCGCGGCGGGTGCGCGGGCGCTGCCGGACGCGCCGTGGAACGCGGCCGAGGAGGTCGGCGGCCCGGTTGCCGGGCGGCCGAGAATCGCCCTCGCGGGCGGCTCGGCGTTCACCTTCGCCTACGCCGAGACCGCCGAACTGCTCGGTGCGGCCGGGGCCGAGGTGGTCACCGTCGATCCGCTGCGCGACGAGCGGTTGCCCGAACGGACCGCGGGCCTGGTGGTGGGCGGCGGATTTCCCGAGGTGTACGCGGCCGAGTTGGCGGCGAACGCGACGCTGCGCGCGGACGTGGTGGCGCTGGCCGGGCGCGGCGGGCCGATCGCGGCGGAGTGCGCGGGGCTGCTGTACCTGGCCCGGAGCTTGGACGGGGCGCCGATGTGCGGGGTGTTGCCCGCCGACGCGCGGATGACCGAGCGGCTGACCCTGGGCTATCGCGAGGCGACGGCGGCGCACGACTCGGTGCTCGCGGCGACCGGACGGGTGGTGCGCGGACACGAGTTCCACCGCACCACGCTCACCCCGAGGGCGGGCGGCCGGCCCGCGTGGAGCCTGGGGGAGACGGGCTTCGAGGGGCACGTCGTAGGGTCGGTGCACGCGTCGTATCTGCACACCCATTGGGCGGGAGCGCCGGATCTGCCCAGGCGGTTCGTCGACGCGTGTGTGGCGGCCGGGGCGACCGCGGGGACCCCGGTGCCCTCGGGGACCGGGGAAGAAGTCACTCTCGGTGCGTGA
- the cbiE gene encoding precorrin-6y C5,15-methyltransferase (decarboxylating) subunit CbiE: protein MADRVTVIGYDGGPLSAPAVQALRAATLVAGPERVLAAVEVPDGAERVVLGNVHVAAQRIGAHRGIAVVLAIGDPGFFGIVRLLRRAEYGLELEIVPAVSSVALAFARASMAWDDARVVSALGRDVRRAANLCRAFGKVAVLTGSGAGPAELAALLTDVPRTFVVCERLGTEDEEISMVSAEHAIGHEWSDVDVVIVIGPAPRAGAAAGWLAGERPGFPGPVRGWALAEESYAHRPGAITRAEVRALAVARLGPRPGDLVWDVGAGSGSVGVECARHGAAVVAIEQDAFRCDLIAENASRFGVEVQVVHGKAPEVLARLPLPDVVFVGGGGPSTLAACAARRPERIVAGLSEVDRVAEARAVLERAGYTVDGCLVQSSRLSAPSGGALGLEPAHPVFVVWGDRS, encoded by the coding sequence ATGGCTGATCGGGTGACCGTGATCGGGTACGACGGCGGGCCGCTGTCGGCGCCGGCCGTCCAGGCGCTGCGGGCGGCGACGCTGGTCGCCGGGCCGGAGCGGGTGTTGGCGGCCGTCGAGGTGCCCGACGGGGCCGAACGGGTGGTGCTGGGCAACGTACACGTGGCCGCGCAGCGGATCGGCGCGCATCGCGGCATCGCGGTGGTGCTCGCGATCGGCGATCCCGGCTTCTTCGGGATCGTGCGGTTGTTGCGCCGGGCCGAGTACGGCCTGGAGTTGGAGATCGTGCCCGCGGTGTCCTCGGTCGCGCTGGCGTTCGCCCGGGCCTCGATGGCGTGGGACGACGCCCGCGTGGTCAGCGCGTTGGGCCGGGACGTGCGGCGGGCGGCGAACCTGTGCCGGGCGTTCGGCAAGGTCGCGGTGCTGACCGGTTCCGGTGCGGGTCCGGCCGAACTGGCCGCGCTGCTCACCGACGTGCCGCGCACGTTCGTGGTCTGCGAGCGGCTGGGCACCGAGGACGAGGAGATCTCGATGGTCTCCGCGGAGCACGCGATCGGGCACGAGTGGTCCGACGTGGACGTGGTGATCGTGATCGGTCCGGCGCCGCGCGCGGGCGCCGCCGCGGGCTGGTTGGCGGGCGAACGGCCCGGTTTTCCGGGGCCGGTGCGCGGCTGGGCGCTGGCCGAGGAGTCGTACGCGCATCGCCCGGGCGCGATCACCCGTGCCGAGGTGCGCGCGCTCGCGGTGGCCCGACTCGGGCCGCGGCCCGGCGATCTGGTCTGGGACGTCGGCGCGGGCAGCGGTTCGGTCGGCGTGGAGTGCGCCCGGCACGGCGCCGCGGTGGTCGCGATCGAGCAGGACGCGTTCCGGTGCGACCTGATCGCGGAGAACGCCTCCCGGTTCGGCGTCGAGGTGCAGGTGGTGCACGGCAAGGCGCCCGAGGTGCTGGCCCGACTGCCGTTGCCCGACGTGGTGTTCGTCGGCGGGGGCGGGCCCTCGACGCTGGCGGCGTGTGCGGCGCGGCGTCCGGAGCGGATCGTCGCCGGGCTGTCGGAGGTGGACCGGGTGGCCGAGGCGCGTGCGGTGCTGGAGCGGGCGGGCTACACGGTGGACGGCTGCCTGGTGCAGTCGTCGCGGTTGTCGGCGCCGAGCGGTGGGGCGCTGGGGTTGGAGCCGGCGCACCCGGTGTTCGTGGTGTGGGGGGATCGTTCGTGA
- a CDS encoding cobalamin biosynthesis protein, with protein sequence MTGGRRADDPRADDACGSADFGAGARVWVVGIGAARGVGAEEVRASVCAALARAGAARSAVRALVTVASRVDEPGLVAGAALLGLPLYARPAADLAEVPVPHPSERVLAAVGTSSVAEAAARLGPVPGAPPGELVVAKTRGVGARPRCTVAIARHVGSTGGEGDRQMS encoded by the coding sequence GTGACGGGTGGTCGGCGGGCGGATGATCCGCGGGCGGACGATGCCTGCGGATCGGCCGACTTCGGGGCGGGCGCCCGGGTGTGGGTGGTCGGGATCGGGGCGGCGCGCGGGGTCGGCGCGGAGGAGGTGCGCGCGAGCGTGTGCGCCGCGTTGGCGCGGGCCGGAGCGGCGCGTTCGGCGGTGCGCGCGCTGGTGACCGTGGCCTCGCGGGTGGACGAGCCGGGCCTGGTGGCCGGCGCGGCGCTGCTCGGATTGCCGCTGTACGCGCGGCCGGCGGCGGACCTGGCCGAGGTGCCGGTGCCCCATCCGTCCGAGCGGGTGCTGGCGGCGGTCGGCACGTCGAGTGTCGCCGAGGCCGCGGCCCGGCTCGGGCCGGTACCGGGCGCGCCGCCGGGCGAGTTGGTGGTGGCGAAGACGCGCGGCGTGGGGGCGCGTCCGCGCTGTACGGTGGCGATTGCCCGTCACGTGGGGTCGACGGGTGGTGAAGGGGATCGACAAATGTCGTGA
- the cobC gene encoding Rv2231c family pyridoxal phosphate-dependent protein CobC, which produces MTEPDGPAPDDRDGTSGARVSPDVDLRHHGDAEIGPGLVDLAVNVRLAEPPSWLVHRLAASLRDLAAYPDTTRARAAIAGRHRRPVAEVLPTAGAAEAFVLLARTLTPRHAVVVHPQFTEPEAALRAAGHAVDRVLLDERDGFALDPARIPASADLVVLGNPTNPTSVLHPAATIAALARPGRILVVDEAFADTVPGEPESVADRRDLPGLVVVRSLTKTWALAGLRIGYVLASPDLVRILTDAQPLWSVSTPALIAAEACCTPEALAQAEALAVTLAADRSYLVERLRTVAGMRLPVVPRSSFVLARTEGGPEIREQLRERGYAVRRADTFPGLGPDWLRIAVRDRATTLAFAAALEGVVR; this is translated from the coding sequence ATGACGGAGCCGGACGGGCCCGCACCCGACGATCGGGACGGCACGTCGGGCGCGCGCGTGAGCCCGGACGTGGACCTGCGCCACCACGGCGACGCGGAGATCGGGCCCGGCCTGGTCGACCTCGCGGTCAACGTGCGGCTCGCGGAACCGCCGTCGTGGCTGGTGCACCGACTCGCCGCGAGCCTGCGCGACCTGGCCGCCTACCCCGACACCACCCGCGCCCGCGCCGCGATCGCCGGCCGACACCGGCGCCCGGTCGCCGAGGTGTTGCCCACGGCGGGCGCCGCCGAGGCGTTCGTACTGCTCGCCCGCACCCTGACCCCCCGGCACGCGGTCGTCGTACACCCGCAGTTCACCGAGCCCGAGGCGGCGCTGCGCGCCGCCGGGCACGCCGTGGACCGGGTGTTGCTCGACGAGCGCGACGGCTTCGCGCTCGACCCGGCGCGGATCCCCGCATCGGCCGACCTGGTCGTGCTCGGCAACCCCACCAACCCCACCTCGGTGCTGCACCCGGCGGCCACGATCGCCGCGCTCGCGCGCCCCGGCCGGATCCTCGTGGTCGACGAGGCGTTCGCCGACACCGTCCCCGGCGAACCCGAAAGCGTGGCCGATCGGCGCGACCTGCCCGGGCTCGTCGTTGTGCGAAGTCTCACGAAAACCTGGGCGTTGGCCGGACTTCGGATCGGTTACGTCCTGGCTTCCCCGGATCTGGTGCGCATCCTCACGGACGCTCAGCCGTTGTGGTCGGTGTCGACACCGGCGCTGATCGCCGCCGAGGCGTGCTGCACGCCGGAGGCGCTGGCGCAGGCGGAGGCGTTGGCCGTTACGCTCGCGGCTGACCGTTCGTACCTCGTGGAGAGACTGCGCACGGTTGCGGGGATGCGGCTACCGGTCGTTCCCCGATCCTCGTTCGTGCTCGCGCGGACCGAGGGGGGCCCAGAGATCCGCGAGCAGCTGAGGGAGCGAGGCTACGCGGTTCGGCGGGCCGACACCTTTCCGGGCCTGGGCCCGGATTGGCTTCGGATCGCGGTGCGGGATCGTGCCACGACGCTGGCCTTCGCGGCTGCCCTGGAAGGAGTAGTTCGATGA